DNA from Tripterygium wilfordii isolate XIE 37 chromosome 4, ASM1340144v1, whole genome shotgun sequence:
TCAAAAGCTCACCACACCTTACTCGAATTTACACAAACCACCTCAAAAGATTGCACACGGTTTTAACACCAAACCACCAGCAACTCAAGCTAACGCTATGGGACCCCGCAGAACCACGTCCTTATCCCTTTTTATGTCACTCGCTCCCCAAACTTATTTATAGACACTCAATCTAATGATCTCTATTGAACGCACAACACTTAAAACACCGATCTCATCGTTGATTTTTCGatcacagagaaaaaaaaagcgtAAATAATGGCAATGATTAGCGAATGTCACTCACCGTCATCCCTAAAAGACAAGCTGAAGTCATCGATTTATTGTTTCCGAGTGAATCCACACGAGCTTCTTGAGAACGATGAAGACAGGCAACAGACGACGGGGAGAACTCTACAGTCTGGAGATCAAGAATTGGATATCAGAGATAGGTTGCGAGGACTGATTAATGGATGGAAGAACAAGAGGCGGTTCAACTCCTCCGATTTCCGCTACGATCCGACGAGTTACGCGCTCAACTTCGAGGACGAGAGCCGCGTCGACGAACTGCCTTCGGCAAATTTCTCGTCGAGATACCGATGACACCGGACAGCGTGCCCGTGAAGGATCGTGTAGAGAACGCTGCTGTCGAGAAGGGGGGAGTTCCGTGGAGCTGAACTTGAAAAATTATAATAGGTTTTGgttaaaatgaaaaattaggGCTTGGTTTTAGTACTCACCGAGGCTCGGCGCGGTATATATCAGGATTTGGGATACGAGCGGAGGGAACAAATTAGTAGTCTGTGCTCTGTAATCGttcatttaattaatatatgaaaATTGCAAAGCATtggttttattatatttttttgacaaaCACACAGCCCCCATGATCCTAATTGTCTATAAAAAGGCATATCATAATTAGTGTCTATTAGTATAATAATGTGTAATATAATAAAAACTGAGGCCCAGCCCAACTACATGTTTCATGGATCGAGTGGGTTGCGGCCCAAAGTATCATGGATTAAGAATATGTATCCATACGAAGGTCTAAATGTCTAATACAACATATATTTGGATTTTCCTAGGTATTTTGGTAGATAAAGCATTGTGCTTATAATTGTTCTAGTTGCACCCACGACAAAGATTTCAAGCTGGCAATGGTAGCTAGGAGATCACTAAAGTTTTGTATTTTAATAAACTAACACCAGAATCAGTCTTGCTTTTGCCAACTTATTCTTGGCCAGCTCAGGCCACAACTTTCAATTATATTCTAAAGGGTTGTTCCTAGACACACAATTAGATGACACTTCATCTAATAAACGACAATGATAATCTGTGTACGCCTAACGTATACCCACTAAACAAAAGCCACATAAGCTACGGCTGCACCCAATTGGCCTGCAAAGCATAGTGATCAACTCACAGCACTCTCAACATAACAGTCGAATCCAATGTTCTATTGAATAACAGGTGGCATTTTATCATTATTGAACGTTGAGTCACCATATGTCACACACCTGCCATCTAAACTCTCGTAGTGTTAACAGGATTAGTAGACGGAGTCTCGTAGCCTGTATATATAGAGGAAGAGGAAATATGCTTCTGTCAACAACTTATTCCATATTGAATCACTCTTTTGCAGCTCTGTTTTTTCTCTGCCATGGCCGCTCCAGAAGAAACAATCGAATCCATCAGCGAAACATCAGCATTGACAGACTCTGAATACGAGGAAGACTACGAAGAGACCCCCTCCCCCTCCTTTTGCTGTGGTTGTTTCAAAGGACTATACTTCGGTCACAAGTACAGAAAGGCTTATTTACTGCATCAACAAGAGGAGACAAGGCAAGAAAGTTGG
Protein-coding regions in this window:
- the LOC119997979 gene encoding uncharacterized protein LOC119997979, which produces MAMISECHSPSSLKDKLKSSIYCFRVNPHELLENDEDRQQTTGRTLQSGDQELDIRDRLRGLINGWKNKRRFNSSDFRYDPTSYALNFEDESRVDELPSANFSSRYR